In Nasonia vitripennis strain AsymCx chromosome 1 unlocalized genomic scaffold, Nvit_psr_1.1 chr1_random0007, whole genome shotgun sequence, one genomic interval encodes:
- the LOC103317178 gene encoding ATP-dependent DNA helicase PIF1-like, whose protein sequence is MAFTGIAATLLPNGRTVHKTLGLPVPLYNDSSSSIKVQSKEGLFLKETKVFIWDEAPMAPRYALEIVNRTLKSIMNNDVPFGDKIIILGGDFRQLLPIKVRGTRSETLSLSIKYSESWKHFTTYNLSANMRVLPNEVDFAQYLLSVGDGTLNDANDNLTLPQQCIMEPNNNVAQIVFGGFIAEKNFEKMSKCAILSARNIDVDEINKQVTNLLDNNSEQIYTGIDSTENCNNGELDEIILPEYLNSLNPSSLPPYELRLRKNCIVMLIRNISINEGLCNGTRLRVIDFSNHLLKCKILTGDETNDIVFLNRISLYCENEYPFSFKRRLFPVKLAFAMTINKSQGQTFQRIAIDLRRDVFNHGQLYVAMPRVRSWDSLKIYLGDHPIENLQVKNYVYKELYL, encoded by the coding sequence ATGGCATTTACTGGTATTGCTGCAACTTTACTTCCGAATGGCAGAACAGTACATAAGACATTAGGTTTACCAGTTCCATTATATAACGATTCATCATCAAGTATTAAAGTGCAGTCTAAAGAAGGTCTTTTCCTAAAAGAAACTAAAGTTTTCATTTGGGACGAAGCACCTATGGCTCCAAGATATGCCTTAGAGATTGTTAATAGAACATTAAAATCTATTATGAATAATGATGTACCTTTTggtgataaaattattattttaggtGGTGACTTTAGACAACTCCTTCCTATTAAGGTTAGAGGAACTAGAAGTGAAACCCTAAGTCTTTCCATTAAATACAGCGAATCATGGAAACATTTCACAACATACAATCTTTCCGCTAACATGAGAGTTTTGCCAAATGAAGTCGATTTCGCACAATATTTATTATCAGTTGGTGACGGAACTTTGAATGATGCAAATGATAACTTAACTCTTCCTCAACAATGTATTATGGAACCCAATAATAATGTTGCTCAAATTGTATTTGGTGGTTTTATTGCAgaaaagaattttgaaaaaatgagtAAGTGTGCTATTCTATCAGCGCGAAATATTGACGTGGATGAAATCAATAAGCAAGTTACAAATCTGTTGGACAACAATTCAGAACAAATTTATACTGGCATTGATAGTACTGAAAATTGCAATAACGGAGAATTagatgaaattattttaccagaatatttaaattcttTAAATCCATCCAGTTTACCTCCATACGAATTACGTTTACGAAAAAATTGCATTGTAATGCTTATAAGAAATATAAGCATCAATGAAGGCCTGTGCAATGGTACTCGATTGCGAGTGATAGATTTTTCtaatcatttattaaaatgcaaaattttgaCGGGAGATGAAACTAAcgatattgtatttttaaatcgcATTTCATTATACTGTGAAAACGAATATCCCTTTTCATTTAAAAGAAGACTATTTCCAGTCAAATTAGCTTTTGCAATGACGATTAATAAATCACAAGGTCAAACATTTCAGAGAATTGCTATTGACCTTCGAAGAGATGTTTTTAATCATGGTCAATTATACGTAGCAATGCCCAGAGTTCGATCATGGGATTCACTTAAAATTTACTTAGGTGATCATCCAATAGAAAATTTGCAGGTTAAAAACTACGTTTATAAGGAGTTATATTTGTAA
- the LOC116417731 gene encoding uncharacterized protein LOC116417731 translates to MDPNVEPWIYALFYPYAMDFYVKIEKDRIQYIRDYQKEIRADTYKGLHDYMENAATDVNARIGKTIILPSTFIGSPGHMQQCYQDAMAIVSEKGKPCLFLTMTCNPKWKEIEENLLPHQQAADRPDLCARIFDLKKQRLLDFVIKNKYFGGVAAYVYVIEFKKRGLPHMDLLITLKHGFKITTPEIVDRFISAEIPNANETVMDGNGYPYYRRRDNGTTHEQSNGRIVDNRWAVPYCPTLLEMFNCHINVEAVSSIRAVKYMYKYIYKGHDAANVVLTEQNEERVINHDEIKDYLEARYVVSVEAAYRILSKLLQDKSHCIIRLPIHLPMQYTIIIPNDLTNVQVNLDQFTSMILDYFKLNSEDENARQYLYKDIPCDYVHKKNKVTKITQWGPRKGQFNVFGRIRSVNPSEFELFHLRLLLLNVKVATSSDALKTVDGQLLPSFSAACLA, encoded by the exons ATGGATCCTAATGTTGAACCGTGGATCTATGCCCTGTTTTATCCTTATG CAATggatttttatgtaaaaatagaaaaagataGAATTCAATACATCAGAGACTATCAAAAAGAAATACGAGCAGATACGTATAAAGGTTTACATGATTATATGGAAAATGCTGCTACTGATGTTAATGCTCGAATAggtaaaacaattattttaccATCAACGTTCATAGGTTCACCTGGTCATATGCAACAATGTTATCAAGATGCAATGGCTATAGTTAGCGAAAAAGGTAAACCATGTCTTTTTCTAACCATGACCTGCAATCCGAAGTGGAaagaaattgaagaaaatCTTCTTCCTCATCAACAAGCTGCTGATCGGCCAGATCTTTGTGCtagaatttttgatttgaaaaaACAACGTTTGTTAgactttgtaataaaaaataaatattttggtgGTGTAGCAGCTTACGTATATgttattgaatttaaaaaaaggggTTTACCACATATGGATTTATTGATAACATTGAAACATGGTTTCAAAATAACTACTCCTGAAATTGTTGACAGATTTATATCAGCTGAAATACCTAATGCA aatgaAACAGTAATGGATGGGAATGGTTATCCTTATTATCGTAGAAGGGACAATGGCACGACTCATGAACAATCAAATGGTCGAATAGTTGACAACAGATGGGCTGTTCCATATTGTCCAACACTTTTAGAAATGTTTAATTGCCATATTAATGTGGAAGCAGTATCAAGTATCAGAGCTGTaaaatacatgtataaatatatttataaagggCATGATGCTGCAAATGTGGTATTAACTGAACAGAATGAGGAAAGAGTTATCAATCACGATGAAATCAAGGATTATTTAGAAGCCAGATATGTTGTGTCGGTAGAAGCGGCATACCGAATATTAAGCAAATTATTACAAGACAAGAGCCATTGTATCATACGATTACCTATACATTTACCTATGCAATACACTATTATAATTCCTAATGATCTTACTAATGTTCAAGTAAATTTGGATCAATTCACTAGCATGATATTAGATTACTTCAAACTAAATTCAGAAGATGAAAATGCAAgacaatatttatataaggATATTCCGTGTGACTACGTtcataagaaaaataaagtaactAAAATTACACAATGGGGACCTCGGAAAGGACAATTCAATGTTTTTGGCAGGATACGCTCAGTTAACCCATCAgaatttgaattatttcaCCTACGTTTGTTATTATTGAACGTTAAAGTAGCAACAAGTTCTGATGCTTTGAAAACAGTTGATGGTCAGCTTCTACCTTCGTTTTCTGCTGCATGTTTAGCTTAA